Proteins encoded by one window of Porphyrobacter sp. YT40:
- a CDS encoding DUF1259 domain-containing protein has product MMKPLLAGVLAALAAPAWAAPDWNKVDAALGRPGTEQAGGVHRYGFPRSDLHVTLDGVAIKPALALGSWAAFQPMGDDTMVMGDLVLTHEEVNPVISRLLAGGFTITALHNHLLRSAPATMYLHIAGHGDPVKLATALRAALAESRTPLAAPSRDSQPPSAGAGSSPPVDLNTAALDGVMGAKGKPNGGVLQYSFPRAERLMDAGMVTPPTMGTATAINFQPTGGGKAAITGDFVLVASEVDPVMRALRASGIEVTALHNHMLNDEPRLFFMHFWANQDAAKLARGLRAALDKMNLQRS; this is encoded by the coding sequence ATGATGAAACCCCTTCTGGCCGGCGTTCTCGCCGCGCTCGCCGCCCCGGCCTGGGCCGCGCCCGACTGGAACAAGGTCGATGCTGCGCTCGGCCGACCGGGCACCGAACAGGCGGGCGGTGTCCATCGCTACGGCTTCCCGCGCTCCGACCTGCACGTCACTCTCGACGGCGTGGCGATCAAGCCAGCACTGGCGCTCGGCTCCTGGGCGGCGTTCCAGCCGATGGGTGACGACACTATGGTGATGGGCGACCTGGTGCTGACGCACGAGGAGGTGAACCCGGTGATAAGCCGCCTCTTGGCCGGCGGCTTCACGATCACCGCGCTCCACAATCACCTGCTGCGCTCCGCGCCCGCCACCATGTACCTGCACATCGCCGGGCATGGCGACCCGGTGAAGCTCGCGACCGCGTTGCGCGCCGCGCTGGCGGAAAGCCGCACCCCGCTCGCCGCGCCGTCCAGGGACTCGCAACCGCCCTCAGCCGGGGCCGGCAGCTCGCCGCCCGTCGATCTCAACACGGCCGCACTTGACGGCGTGATGGGGGCCAAGGGCAAGCCGAATGGCGGCGTCCTCCAATACAGCTTCCCGCGCGCGGAAAGGTTGATGGATGCCGGTATGGTCACGCCGCCCACGATGGGAACCGCGACCGCGATCAACTTCCAGCCGACCGGGGGCGGCAAGGCCGCGATCACCGGCGATTTCGTGCTGGTAGCGAGCGAGGTCGATCCGGTCATGCGCGCGCTGCGCGCCAGCGGGATCGAAGTTACGGCACTGCACAATCACATGCTGAACGACGAGCCGCGCCTGTTCTTCATGCACTTTTGGGCGAACCAGGATGCAGCCAAGCTCGCCCGCGGCCTGCGCGCTGCCCTTGACAAAATGAACCTGCAACGAAGCTGA
- a CDS encoding chromate resistance protein ChrB domain-containing protein, with translation MTNAEPSPWLLLIPQLPAKPAYLRVKVWRRLQAIGAAPLKNAVHALPNRADTRALFEDLHREIADNGGEALILEARLVGGIGDPELRGTFDAARDADYEELAREARTLAEGEYVPPGEVRRLRRRLDEIAAIDFFGAHGRQTAEAALAPAEARAGQHPDVTGPGAPELAQAELRGRTWVTRVHIHVDRIASAWLIRRFIDPDATFKFVEGKGYAPEPGELRFDMADAEFTHEGDRCTFETLVFRRGLDGDPALVALSEIIHDLDIADDKFGRPETAGVSALIEGICAATPDDPDRLARGAGALDGFYAHFTRRRGE, from the coding sequence ATGACGAACGCCGAACCCAGCCCTTGGTTGCTGTTGATCCCGCAGCTTCCCGCCAAGCCCGCCTATTTGCGGGTGAAGGTGTGGCGGCGTTTGCAGGCGATCGGGGCCGCGCCGCTCAAGAACGCGGTCCACGCGCTCCCCAACCGCGCCGACACTCGCGCGCTGTTCGAGGATTTGCACCGCGAGATTGCCGACAATGGCGGCGAGGCGCTGATCCTAGAGGCGCGGCTGGTAGGTGGCATCGGTGACCCCGAGCTTCGCGGAACTTTCGACGCGGCGCGCGATGCCGATTACGAGGAGCTGGCGCGCGAGGCGCGGACCTTGGCGGAAGGCGAGTATGTTCCCCCCGGCGAGGTTCGCCGGTTGCGCCGCCGGCTGGACGAGATCGCCGCGATCGACTTCTTCGGCGCGCACGGGCGGCAAACGGCCGAGGCGGCGCTTGCCCCGGCGGAAGCCCGGGCGGGCCAGCACCCCGACGTGACCGGGCCGGGCGCGCCCGAGCTGGCCCAGGCCGAGCTTCGCGGGCGCACCTGGGTCACGCGCGTCCACATCCACGTCGACCGCATCGCGTCAGCGTGGTTGATCCGGCGCTTCATCGACCCGGACGCGACCTTCAAGTTCGTGGAGGGCAAGGGTTACGCCCCCGAGCCCGGCGAGCTGCGCTTCGACATGGCGGACGCCGAGTTCACGCACGAAGGCGACCGCTGCACCTTCGAGACGCTGGTGTTCCGCCGAGGGCTCGACGGCGACCCGGCGCTCGTCGCGCTGTCGGAGATCATCCACGACCTCGACATCGCCGACGACAAGTTCGGCCGGCCGGAGACGGCCGGCGTCAGCGCGCTGATCGAGGGGATATGCGCCGCCACGCCCGACGACCCCGACCGGCTCGCGCGAGGCGCGGGCGCGCTCGACGGCTTCTACGCCCACTTCACCAGGCGACGAGGAGAATGA